In one Vidua chalybeata isolate OUT-0048 chromosome 4, bVidCha1 merged haplotype, whole genome shotgun sequence genomic region, the following are encoded:
- the SCRG1 gene encoding scrapie-responsive protein 1: MKMVSVLLLLLSTLQGTPAAPSQRPSCYKRALKDHSCHTIPEGKENLRYIDDGLQDHFWEGKGCEVVCYCNLNELLCCPKDIFFGPKISFVIPCNSQ, translated from the exons ATGAAGATGGTctcggtgctgctgctgctgctgagcacccTCCAGGGTACCCCCGCGGCGCCTTCCCAGCGCCCTTCTTGTTACAAGAGGGCCCTCAAGGACCACAGCTGTCACACCATCCCCGAAGGCAAGGAGAACCTCCGATACATTGATGATGGTCTGCAAGATCACttttgggaagggaagggctgtgAGGTGGTCTGTTACTGCAACTTGAATGAATTGCTCTGCTGCCCAAA GGATATTTTCTTTGGACCAAAGATATCTTTTGTGATCCCCTGCAACAGTCAATGA
- the SAP30 gene encoding histone deacetylase complex subunit SAP30 — protein MNGFAPEEVTQRGADPAAAAVVGSAGSAVEVPPPPAPPGLGPAAAAAGSAGGGCAGGPGAGQLCCLREEGERCGRAAGNASFSKRIQKSISQKKVKIELDKSARHLYICDFHKNLIQSVRNRRKRKGSDDDGDSPVQDIDAPEVDLYQLQVNTLRRYKRHFKLQTRPGLNKAQLVEIIGCHFRTIPVNEKDTLTYFIYSVKNDKNKPDLKMDSGIH, from the exons ATGAACGGCTTCGCCCCCGAGGAGGTGACTCAGCGCGGGGCAGACCCCGCCGCCGCGGCGGTGGTGGGCAGTGCGGGCTCCGCCGTGGAggtgccgccgccgccagcgCCGCCGGGGCTGGgtccggccgccgccgccgcaggcTCGGCGGGCGGCGGGTGcgcgggcggccccggggccgggcagctgtgctgcctgcgGGAGGAGGGGGAGCGATgcggccgcgccgccggcaACGCCAGCTTCAGCAAGCGCATCCAGAAGAGCATTTCACAGAAGAAGGTGAAGATCGAGCTGGACAAGAGC GCAAGACATCTGTACATTTGTGACTTCCacaaaaatttaattcagaGTGTGAGAAatagaagaaagaggaaaggcagCGATGATGATGGTGACTCACCAGTGCAAGACATCGACGCTCCAGAG GTTGATTTATATCAGTTACAAGTAAACACACTTCGAAGGTACAAAAGACACTTCAAGCTACAGACCAGACCCGGACTTAACAAAGCACAGCTTGTTGAA ATAATTGGCTGCCACTTTAGGACAATTCCAGTGAATGAAAAGGACACCTTAACATACTTCATCTACTCAGTGAAGAATGACAAGAATAAACCAGATCTAAAGATGGATAGTGGGATTCATTAG
- the HMGB2 gene encoding high mobility group protein B2 — protein MGKGDPNKPRGKMSSYAYFVQTCREEHKKKHPDSSVNFAEFSRKCSERWKTMSSKEKGKFEEMAKGDKARYDREMKNYVPPKGEKKGKKKDPNAPKRPPSAFFLFCSEHRPKIKNEHPGLSIGDTAKKLGEMWSEQSAKDKQPYEQKAAKLKEKYEKDIAAYRAKSKSDGGKKGPGRPAGSKKKAEPEEEEEEEEEDEEEEEEDEDEE, from the exons ATGGGCAAAGGCGACCCCAATAAGCCGCGGGGCAAGATGTCCTCGTACGCGTACTTCGTGCAGACGTGCCGCGAGGAGCACAAGAAGAAGCACCCGGACTCGTCCGTCAACTTCGCAGAGTTCTCGCGGAAGTGCTCGGAGCGGTGGAAg ACAATGTCaagcaaggaaaaaggaaaatttgaagAAATGGCTAAAGGAGACAAAGCTCGTTATGACAGGGAGATGAAAAACTATGTTCCTCCCAAAGGcgagaagaagggaaagaaaaaggaccccAACGCTCCTAAAAGACCGCC GTCTGcgttcttccttttctgttctgaacACCGTCCGAAAATCAAAAACGAACATCCTGGCTTGTCTATTGGAGATACAGCAAAGAAACTAGGTGAAATGTGGTCTGAACAGTCGGCCAAAGATAAACAGCCATATGAACAGAAGGCTGCAAAACTAAAGGAGAAGTATGAAAAG GATATTGCAGCATATCGTGCCAAGAGCAAGAGTGATGGAGGAAAGAAGGGCCCAGGTAGGCCTGCAGGATCTAAGAAGAAAGCAGaaccagaggaggaggaggaagaagaggaagaggatgaggaagaggaggaagaagatgaggaTGAAGAATAA